In the genome of Bacillus sp. S3, one region contains:
- a CDS encoding HU family DNA-binding protein, with translation MNKTELINAVAEASELSKKDATKAVDAVFDAILDALKNGDKVQLIGFGNFEVRERAARKGRNPQTGDEIEIAASKVPAFKPGKALKDAVK, from the coding sequence ATGAACAAGACAGAACTTATTAACGCAGTTGCTGAAGCTAGCGAGCTTTCCAAAAAAGACGCTACAAAAGCAGTTGATGCTGTTTTTGATGCGATTTTAGATGCTTTAAAAAATGGTGATAAAGTACAATTAATCGGTTTTGGAAACTTTGAAGTACGCGAGCGTGCAGCACGTAAAGGTCGTAACCCTCAAACAGGTGACGAAATTGAAATTGCTGCTAGCAAGGTTCCAGCTTTCAAACCAGGTAAGGCGCTTAAAGACGCAGTTAAATAA
- a CDS encoding DUF2768 domain-containing protein — translation MSPGMLKMWISIAGMALMFLAIITIYVSRYKLKGVLRVITAIVAYLFLIVAGLTLLIVFLG, via the coding sequence TTGTCACCAGGTATGTTAAAAATGTGGATTTCAATTGCAGGAATGGCGCTAATGTTTCTTGCAATCATAACCATTTATGTAAGCAGATATAAGTTAAAAGGGGTCCTCCGAGTTATAACAGCAATTGTCGCTTATTTGTTTTTGATCGTTGCAGGATTGACTCTCTTGATTGTATTCCTGGGATAA
- a CDS encoding demethylmenaquinone methyltransferase — protein MQQSKEQRVHNVFEKISDNYDKMNSVISFQQHIKWRKDTMKKMNVQPGSKALDVCCGTADWTIALADAVGPAGEVTGLDFSQNMLNVGIEKVKNLGLEQVHLIHGNAMELPFPDNSFDYVTIGFGLRNVPDYMQVLKEMNRVVKPGGIAVCLETSQPTLIGYKQLYYFYFRFIMPLFGKLFAKSYREYSWLHESARDFPGMRELAKMFEKAGFKDVKYKAYSGGAAAVHIGKKN, from the coding sequence ATGCAGCAATCAAAAGAACAGCGCGTTCACAATGTGTTCGAAAAGATATCTGATAACTATGATAAAATGAACTCGGTTATTAGCTTTCAACAGCACATCAAGTGGCGGAAAGACACAATGAAAAAAATGAATGTTCAGCCTGGTTCAAAGGCTCTTGATGTATGCTGTGGAACGGCCGATTGGACAATTGCCTTAGCTGATGCCGTGGGCCCTGCAGGGGAAGTCACTGGCTTGGATTTCAGTCAAAACATGTTGAATGTGGGGATTGAAAAGGTTAAAAACTTAGGGCTTGAACAGGTTCATTTGATCCACGGCAACGCAATGGAACTCCCCTTTCCTGATAATAGCTTTGATTATGTAACGATTGGCTTTGGCTTAAGGAATGTCCCTGATTATATGCAGGTATTGAAGGAAATGAATCGGGTAGTAAAACCTGGAGGGATTGCTGTCTGTTTAGAGACATCACAGCCAACTTTAATCGGCTATAAGCAGCTTTATTATTTTTACTTCCGTTTCATCATGCCGCTATTTGGTAAATTGTTTGCCAAAAGCTATAGAGAATATTCGTGGCTTCACGAATCAGCACGTGATTTTCCGGGAATGAGAGAGCTTGCTAAAATGTTTGAAAAAGCTGGATTTAAAGATGTAAAATATAAAGCGTATAGCGGTGGTGCCGCTGCTGTTCATATTGGCAAAAAAAATTAA
- the hepT gene encoding heptaprenyl diphosphate synthase component II, translating to MKLKMMYSFLNSDINIIEKELEETIQPDSLLLKQASMHTLQAGGKRIRPVFVLLAGKFGHYDIHVMKNVAVALELIHMASLVHDDVIDDADLRRGQPTVKSKWDNKIAMYTGDFVFALALELMTNIEKPAAHKILANTIVEVTVGEIQQIKDKYRFNQNLRDYLRRIKRKTALLIAVSCQLGAIAAGVEEVFHKKLFRFGYYVGMSYQIIDDILDFTATEKQLGKPAGSDLLQGNITAPALFAMENDDIRREIEKVHENMAPEKILFIISLIKQSGAIEKSFALSDHYLDKALAQIEGLPDNKAKKTLRDIAKYIGRRKF from the coding sequence ATGAAATTAAAAATGATGTATTCATTTTTGAATTCGGATATTAACATAATCGAAAAAGAGTTAGAAGAGACGATTCAACCAGATTCTCTTCTTTTAAAACAAGCATCGATGCATACATTACAAGCCGGCGGAAAAAGAATTCGTCCTGTTTTTGTTTTGCTTGCAGGGAAATTTGGTCATTATGACATCCACGTGATGAAAAATGTTGCTGTTGCCCTTGAACTTATTCATATGGCATCACTTGTCCATGATGATGTAATAGATGATGCTGATCTCCGCAGAGGTCAGCCAACCGTTAAATCAAAATGGGATAACAAAATCGCGATGTACACCGGTGACTTTGTTTTTGCCTTGGCATTAGAATTAATGACAAATATCGAAAAACCTGCAGCCCATAAAATTTTAGCAAATACAATTGTTGAAGTAACCGTCGGGGAAATTCAACAGATAAAAGATAAATACCGTTTTAATCAAAATCTTCGGGACTATCTTCGAAGAATCAAAAGAAAAACAGCCTTATTAATTGCTGTCAGCTGCCAATTGGGTGCAATTGCGGCAGGGGTTGAAGAAGTCTTCCACAAGAAACTTTTCCGATTTGGGTACTATGTAGGGATGTCCTATCAAATTATTGATGACATATTAGATTTTACTGCAACCGAGAAGCAGTTAGGAAAGCCTGCGGGGAGTGACCTTTTACAAGGGAACATTACGGCGCCTGCTCTTTTTGCAATGGAAAATGACGATATTCGAAGAGAGATTGAAAAAGTTCATGAAAATATGGCACCTGAGAAGATATTATTTATTATTTCCCTTATCAAGCAATCGGGTGCAATCGAAAAATCGTTTGCTTTAAGTGATCATTATTTAGATAAAGCTTTAGCCCAAATAGAAGGATTACCAGATAACAAGGCCAAAAAAACACTTAGAGACATTGCTAAATATATTGGCAGACGAAAATTTTAG
- the spoIVA gene encoding stage IV sporulation protein A yields MEKVDIFKDIAERTGGDIYLGVVGAVRTGKSTFIKKFMELVVLPNINSEAERSRAQDELPQSAAGKTIMTTEPKFVPNQAATVHVDEGLNVNIRLVDCVGYTVPGAKGYEDENGPRMINTPWYEEPIPFHEAAEIGTRKVIQEHSTIGVVVTTDGTIGEIPRSNYIEAEERVINELKEVGKPFIMVVNSAQPYHPSTETLRTSLAEKYDIPVIAMSVESMRDSDVLNVLREALYEFPVLEVNVNLPSWVMVLRENHWLRESYQDAVKETVKDIKRLRDVDHVVQQFSDFEFIERAGLAGIEMGTGVAEIDLMAPDELYDDILKEIVGVEIRGKDHLLELMQDFAHAKAEYDHIADALKMVKQTGYGIASPTLADMSLEEPEIIRQGARFGVRLRAVAPSIHMIKVDVESEFAPIIGTEKQSEELVRYLMQDFEDDPLSIWNSDIFGRSLSSIVREGIQAKLSLMPENARYKLKETLERIINEGSGGLIAIIL; encoded by the coding sequence TTGGAAAAGGTCGATATTTTTAAGGATATTGCCGAAAGAACAGGCGGTGATATTTATTTAGGAGTAGTAGGTGCAGTACGTACAGGAAAGTCAACATTTATTAAAAAATTTATGGAGCTTGTTGTTTTACCGAATATAAACAGTGAAGCAGAGAGATCCCGGGCACAAGATGAGCTGCCGCAAAGTGCTGCGGGTAAAACAATCATGACAACTGAACCTAAATTTGTGCCAAATCAGGCAGCGACTGTTCATGTCGACGAGGGTCTTAACGTTAATATCAGGCTTGTTGACTGTGTAGGTTATACCGTACCAGGAGCGAAAGGCTATGAGGATGAAAATGGGCCGAGAATGATTAATACGCCTTGGTATGAAGAACCAATCCCGTTTCATGAAGCAGCGGAAATTGGCACAAGAAAAGTAATTCAAGAACATTCCACAATTGGAGTAGTTGTCACTACGGATGGAACCATTGGGGAAATTCCTCGCAGTAACTATATTGAGGCGGAAGAAAGAGTAATCAATGAGCTCAAAGAAGTTGGTAAACCATTTATTATGGTGGTTAACAGTGCACAGCCGTACCACCCTAGCACGGAAACACTTAGAACAAGTTTAGCAGAAAAATATGACATTCCAGTTATCGCTATGAGTGTGGAAAGTATGCGTGACAGCGATGTCCTCAATGTTCTTCGTGAGGCACTTTATGAGTTCCCGGTCCTTGAAGTAAATGTGAATCTTCCTAGCTGGGTAATGGTGCTTAGAGAAAACCATTGGCTCCGTGAAAGCTACCAAGATGCTGTGAAGGAAACCGTAAAAGATATCAAGAGATTACGAGATGTGGACCATGTTGTCCAGCAGTTTAGTGATTTTGAATTCATTGAGAGAGCCGGCTTAGCTGGAATTGAGATGGGTACCGGTGTAGCTGAAATTGATTTAATGGCTCCGGATGAATTATATGATGATATTTTAAAAGAAATTGTCGGGGTTGAAATCAGAGGAAAAGATCATCTTCTTGAATTGATGCAGGACTTTGCCCATGCGAAAGCAGAATATGATCATATTGCCGACGCCTTAAAAATGGTCAAACAAACGGGTTATGGGATTGCCTCGCCGACACTCGCTGATATGAGTCTTGAAGAACCGGAAATCATCCGCCAGGGTGCAAGATTTGGAGTCAGACTGCGAGCGGTGGCTCCATCCATTCATATGATAAAGGTCGATGTTGAATCGGAATTTGCCCCAATTATCGGCACGGAAAAACAAAGTGAGGAGCTTGTCCGCTATTTAATGCAGGATTTCGAGGATGATCCACTATCGATTTGGAATTCTGATATATTTGGCAGGTCATTAAGTTCCATTGTCCGTGAAGGGATTCAAGCCAAGCTTTCCTTGATGCCGGAGAATGCAAGATATAAATTAAAAGAAACGTTAGAGAGAATCATAAACGAAGGCTCTGGCGGTTTGATTGCCATCATCCTCTAA
- the folE gene encoding GTP cyclohydrolase I FolE — MSEVNRAQIEEAVRLILEAIGEDPNREGLLDTPKRVAKMYEEVFSGLSEDPKQHFETIFSEDHEELVLVKDIPFYSMCEHHLVPFFGKAHVAYIPQNGRVTGLSKLARAVEAVAKRPQLQERITSTIADSMMEHLEPHGVMIVVEAEHMCMTMRGVKKPGSKTVTTAVRGVFANDAIARSEVLSLIK; from the coding sequence ATGTCTGAAGTGAATCGTGCCCAAATTGAAGAGGCGGTACGTTTAATATTAGAAGCAATCGGAGAAGACCCAAATCGGGAAGGCCTGCTTGACACACCAAAAAGAGTTGCGAAAATGTATGAGGAAGTGTTCAGCGGATTAAGTGAAGATCCAAAGCAGCATTTTGAAACAATTTTTAGTGAGGACCATGAAGAGTTAGTGTTAGTGAAAGATATCCCGTTTTATTCGATGTGTGAACATCATCTTGTCCCGTTCTTTGGAAAAGCGCATGTCGCTTATATTCCGCAGAATGGCCGTGTTACAGGATTAAGTAAATTAGCAAGGGCTGTTGAGGCAGTGGCAAAAAGACCACAGCTTCAGGAACGCATTACCTCGACCATTGCGGACAGCATGATGGAGCATCTTGAGCCCCATGGAGTAATGATTGTCGTAGAGGCGGAGCATATGTGCATGACAATGCGCGGTGTTAAAAAGCCGGGCTCAAAGACGGTGACAACCGCCGTTCGAGGCGTTTTTGCAAATGATGCTATTGCCCGTTCAGAGGTGCTTTCCTTAATAAAATAG
- the aroC gene encoding chorismate synthase, which translates to MRYLTAGESHGPQLTTILEGLPAGMPLEAENINEELARRQKGHGRGRRMQIEKDTAEIVSGVRHGKTLGSPIALVVKNNDWKHWTKIMGIEAIEDAEEEEIKRKVTRARPGHADLNGAMKYGHRDMRNVLERSSARETTVRVAAGAVAKKLLSLVGVELVSHVIEIGGIKATVDPSLSVTELKERTENSPVRVADPNVEQEMMNAIDEAKKNGDSIGGVVEVVATGMPAGVGSYVHYDRKLDGKLAAAIMSINAFKGVEIGIGFEAARKPGSEVHDEIAWDKEVGYYRKTNRLGGFEGGMTTGMPIVVRGVMKPIPTLYKPLMSVDIETKEPFAASVERSDSCAVPAAAVVAEHVVAWELANALVEQFYSDRFETFADEINRQREYAREF; encoded by the coding sequence ATTAGATATCTAACTGCTGGTGAATCCCATGGGCCGCAGTTAACAACTATTTTAGAGGGTTTGCCTGCGGGAATGCCGCTAGAGGCTGAAAATATAAATGAAGAGCTGGCAAGACGTCAAAAAGGTCATGGCCGAGGGCGCCGCATGCAAATAGAAAAAGATACGGCAGAAATAGTATCGGGTGTCCGCCATGGAAAAACGCTAGGGTCGCCAATTGCCCTGGTAGTGAAAAACAATGACTGGAAGCATTGGACAAAGATTATGGGTATTGAAGCAATAGAGGATGCGGAAGAGGAAGAAATAAAGCGTAAGGTAACAAGGGCAAGACCTGGCCATGCCGACTTAAATGGAGCGATGAAATATGGCCACAGGGATATGAGAAATGTCCTTGAACGATCATCAGCCCGTGAAACAACCGTTAGAGTGGCAGCCGGTGCTGTTGCCAAGAAACTTTTATCCTTGGTCGGTGTTGAACTTGTTTCACATGTTATCGAAATCGGGGGAATTAAAGCCACCGTTGATCCTTCTCTTTCAGTTACGGAACTTAAGGAACGGACTGAAAATTCACCTGTAAGAGTGGCCGATCCAAATGTCGAGCAGGAAATGATGAATGCGATTGACGAAGCCAAGAAAAATGGTGATTCAATTGGCGGGGTAGTTGAGGTTGTTGCTACTGGAATGCCAGCTGGGGTGGGAAGCTATGTCCACTATGATCGTAAATTAGACGGAAAATTAGCTGCAGCTATAATGAGTATAAACGCTTTTAAAGGTGTAGAGATTGGAATTGGATTTGAAGCAGCCAGAAAGCCCGGAAGTGAAGTCCACGATGAGATAGCCTGGGATAAAGAAGTAGGATATTACCGCAAGACAAACCGGCTTGGCGGGTTTGAAGGCGGTATGACTACTGGGATGCCTATTGTGGTCAGAGGAGTAATGAAGCCCATACCTACACTGTATAAACCATTAATGAGTGTTGATATTGAAACGAAAGAGCCGTTTGCAGCGAGTGTTGAACGCTCTGATAGCTGTGCCGTACCTGCGGCTGCCGTTGTTGCGGAACATGTCGTAGCCTGGGAGCTTGCGAATGCGCTAGTTGAACAATTTTACAGTGACCGCTTTGAAACCTTTGCCGATGAAATAAACAGGCAGCGTGAATATGCGAGGGAGTTTTAA
- the aroH gene encoding chorismate mutase produces MIRGMRGATTVSTNTEEDIISATEELLAKLIEVNQIQPDSVASVFISTTEDINAVFPAKALRKFAGWTYVPVMCMRELPVPNSLDMCVRIMMHVNTSLPQEQIGHVYLRNAKVLRPDLGNSVV; encoded by the coding sequence ATGATCAGAGGGATGAGAGGAGCAACGACGGTCAGCACAAATACCGAGGAAGACATTATTTCTGCTACAGAGGAACTTTTGGCAAAATTAATAGAGGTTAATCAAATTCAACCTGATTCCGTCGCCTCAGTATTCATTTCAACTACAGAAGATATTAATGCAGTATTTCCGGCAAAGGCATTACGGAAATTTGCGGGATGGACTTACGTTCCGGTCATGTGTATGCGAGAGCTTCCTGTTCCTAATTCTCTAGATATGTGTGTCAGAATTATGATGCATGTAAATACAAGTTTGCCACAGGAACAAATTGGTCATGTATATTTAAGGAATGCAAAGGTGTTAAGACCCGATCTTGGAAATAGTGTAGTGTAA
- the hisC gene encoding histidinol-phosphate transaminase, giving the protein MRWKENVLALTPYQPGKSIEAVKKQFQLERIVKLASNENPFGCSEQALSALQSYQSSLAIYPDGYATHLRETLAAFLQVDETEIILGNGSDNLIQIISRALLHRNASTIMATPTFSQYKHNALIEGAVIKEIPLVNGDHNLDAMLEAIDETTNVIWVCSPNNPTGTYIPENTLIPFLEKVPPHILVVLDEAYYEYVVAEDYYDAVGLTRKYENLIVLRTFSKIYGLAALRVGYGVANRSIIKALEPVREPFNVNSLGQLAASAAIKDQAFVEDCKVKNRHGLTQFFEFCEQHQLQYYPTQTNFILIDFNVDADEIFQYLQTKGYIVRSGKALGFPTAVRITVGSSEENEGVLKALSEFLEAN; this is encoded by the coding sequence ATGAGATGGAAAGAGAATGTTTTAGCGCTTACTCCTTATCAACCAGGGAAATCAATTGAGGCGGTCAAAAAACAATTTCAATTAGAACGGATTGTCAAACTGGCTTCCAATGAAAATCCATTCGGTTGCTCGGAACAGGCACTTTCAGCTCTTCAATCGTATCAATCTAGTTTAGCTATTTATCCTGATGGCTATGCTACTCATTTAAGAGAGACGCTTGCAGCATTTTTGCAGGTTGATGAAACGGAGATAATATTAGGAAATGGTTCAGACAACCTAATTCAAATTATTTCACGAGCGCTTCTGCACCGAAATGCCAGTACCATTATGGCAACACCTACATTTTCTCAATACAAGCATAATGCTCTGATTGAGGGAGCTGTCATTAAGGAAATCCCATTAGTTAACGGTGACCATAATTTAGATGCCATGCTTGAGGCAATTGACGAGACCACAAATGTGATCTGGGTCTGCAGCCCCAATAATCCTACGGGTACATATATACCGGAAAATACATTAATCCCATTTCTAGAAAAAGTACCGCCGCATATCCTTGTCGTGCTTGATGAGGCTTATTATGAATATGTAGTTGCAGAAGACTACTATGATGCAGTCGGTTTAACTCGCAAGTATGAAAACCTGATTGTACTTAGAACTTTTTCAAAAATATATGGACTTGCTGCCCTAAGGGTGGGGTATGGGGTGGCGAACCGCTCTATCATCAAGGCACTTGAACCAGTACGAGAACCGTTTAATGTGAACTCTTTAGGTCAATTGGCAGCAAGTGCCGCTATCAAAGATCAGGCGTTTGTCGAAGATTGTAAAGTAAAAAACAGACATGGTTTGACACAGTTTTTTGAATTCTGCGAACAACATCAGCTTCAATATTATCCTACTCAGACCAACTTTATATTAATAGATTTTAACGTTGATGCAGATGAAATTTTTCAATATTTGCAAACAAAAGGTTATATCGTCCGCTCCGGAAAAGCTCTTGGCTTTCCGACTGCTGTAAGAATTACGGTGGGATCTTCTGAAGAAAATGAAGGTGTTCTTAAGGCATTAAGTGAATTTCTGGAAGCGAACTGA
- a CDS encoding heptaprenyl diphosphate synthase component 1, which translates to MIRVQDIQQKFIIIKEQIEKRVSDSYLLEYIDTPIVDDDKLLILISVMDRLELSFSDIQNYALSTMLIQIALDTHEHISNASIDEKNRQLTVLAGDYFSGLYYHLLAESEDIMMIKTLSKGVKEVNENKILVYQCNFDRIEKLIISIARIESSLLTKLSAYFNMDLWNEFLAHLFIFKRLLKEKKQYFHSEGSILFEALKKIIFPDIDSTALEITGEQRNYLLQICDHYLEQSKQVIEKGLKQLPYLNDLLEKRIRLMLNQYQPYAKTFVEEG; encoded by the coding sequence GTGATCAGAGTGCAGGATATTCAACAAAAATTTATCATTATTAAGGAGCAAATCGAAAAAAGGGTATCTGACTCATACTTGCTTGAGTATATTGATACCCCCATTGTTGACGATGATAAACTTCTAATCCTCATCTCAGTAATGGATCGACTCGAATTGTCGTTTAGTGATATCCAAAACTATGCATTATCAACCATGTTAATTCAAATTGCCCTTGATACCCATGAACATATTTCAAATGCATCAATCGATGAAAAAAACCGTCAATTAACCGTCCTTGCCGGAGATTATTTTAGCGGTTTATATTACCATCTTCTTGCCGAATCAGAAGATATTATGATGATCAAAACACTCTCAAAAGGAGTAAAAGAAGTCAACGAAAATAAGATCCTTGTTTACCAATGTAACTTTGATAGGATTGAAAAATTGATTATCAGTATTGCACGGATAGAGAGTTCTTTACTAACTAAGCTCTCAGCTTATTTTAATATGGATTTATGGAATGAATTCCTTGCACATTTATTTATATTTAAACGGTTATTAAAAGAAAAGAAGCAATACTTTCATTCAGAAGGCTCTATTTTATTTGAGGCATTGAAGAAAATAATTTTCCCCGATATTGATTCAACAGCCCTCGAAATTACAGGTGAACAACGGAATTATTTATTGCAAATTTGCGACCACTATTTAGAGCAATCAAAACAAGTGATTGAAAAAGGATTGAAACAACTTCCTTACTTAAATGATTTACTTGAAAAAAGGATCAGATTGATGTTGAATCAGTACCAGCCATACGCAAAAACTTTTGTGGAAGAAGGGTGA
- the aroB gene encoding 3-dehydroquinate synthase, which yields METIQIQTASKTYSVFVGEGVRKELSTFLSSHFPNLTRILIITDETVAKLHLEKFLLELKHWNPVIFTAPSGEKAKTFEVYYDALSTALENRLDRQSVILSFGGGAVGDLSGFVAASFMRGIPFIQVPTTILAHDSAVGGKVAINHPLGKNMIGAFYQPEAVFYDLELLKTLPIQEIRSGFAEVIKHALIADPHFYQWLKINVVDLNSLTLAQLTDSLVKGIKIKNQFVSQDERETGVRAYLNLGHTLGHAIESEMGYGNFTHGEAVMIGMLFALKLSRELLGLSFQIHEFTDWVKTLGYEITIPEQLSLDSLISKMRQDKKSIGESIRFVLLNEVGQPCLQEVSEAILLKELKSF from the coding sequence ATGGAAACGATTCAAATTCAAACAGCATCAAAAACATATTCGGTCTTTGTTGGGGAAGGGGTAAGAAAAGAGCTTAGCACATTTCTAAGCAGTCATTTTCCTAACCTTACAAGAATACTGATTATTACAGATGAAACGGTTGCAAAACTTCATCTTGAGAAATTTTTGCTTGAATTAAAGCATTGGAATCCTGTTATTTTTACAGCTCCAAGCGGTGAAAAGGCAAAAACCTTTGAAGTGTATTATGATGCTTTATCAACGGCACTTGAGAACCGTTTGGATCGGCAATCTGTTATTCTTTCATTTGGCGGCGGGGCAGTTGGAGACTTGTCTGGCTTCGTTGCCGCTTCCTTTATGCGGGGAATTCCTTTTATTCAAGTTCCAACTACCATATTGGCTCATGATAGTGCGGTTGGAGGCAAGGTAGCCATCAATCACCCACTTGGAAAGAATATGATTGGTGCTTTTTATCAGCCGGAGGCCGTATTTTATGATCTTGAACTGTTAAAAACATTGCCAATCCAAGAAATCCGCTCGGGGTTTGCTGAGGTTATTAAACATGCACTTATTGCCGATCCCCACTTCTATCAATGGTTAAAAATAAATGTTGTTGACTTGAATTCTTTAACTTTAGCTCAATTAACGGATTCGTTAGTGAAAGGGATCAAGATTAAAAACCAATTTGTTTCACAGGATGAAAGAGAAACAGGTGTCCGCGCTTATTTAAATTTGGGTCACACGCTTGGACATGCAATTGAATCGGAAATGGGCTATGGAAACTTCACACATGGTGAAGCAGTAATGATAGGGATGTTATTTGCATTGAAGTTAAGCAGAGAATTACTTGGGTTATCCTTTCAAATTCATGAATTTACCGATTGGGTTAAGACGTTAGGATATGAAATAACCATCCCTGAACAACTATCCTTAGATAGTCTGATCAGCAAAATGAGGCAGGATAAGAAGTCAATTGGTGAGTCCATTCGATTTGTATTGCTAAACGAAGTCGGACAGCCATGTCTCCAGGAAGTATCTGAAGCAATATTATTAAAAGAGCTAAAAAGTTTTTAA
- the mtrB gene encoding trp RNA-binding attenuation protein MtrB, translated as MEKRNQQNSDYVVIKAIEDGVSVIGLTRGTDTRFHHSEKLDKGEVLIAQFTEHTSAIKIRGNAKILTQYGEVESEIKK; from the coding sequence GTGGAAAAGCGCAATCAGCAAAATAGTGATTATGTGGTTATTAAGGCTATAGAAGATGGTGTAAGTGTAATAGGCTTAACAAGAGGCACAGATACAAGATTTCATCATTCGGAAAAGCTGGATAAAGGTGAGGTACTAATTGCTCAATTTACTGAACATACGTCAGCAATAAAAATAAGGGGTAATGCTAAGATTCTCACTCAGTATGGTGAAGTAGAAAGCGAAATAAAGAAATAA
- the ndk gene encoding nucleoside-diphosphate kinase, which translates to MEKTFLMVKPDGVQRNLIGEIVSRFERKGFQLVGAKLMSIPTELAEEHYGEHKERPFFGELVDFITSGPVFAMVWQGENVIATARQMMGATNPKDASPGTIRGDFGLTVGKNVIHGSDSPASAEREIGLFFKDTGVVEYSKLVNEWIY; encoded by the coding sequence ATGGAAAAAACTTTTTTAATGGTAAAGCCTGATGGCGTACAGCGTAATTTAATTGGTGAAATCGTTTCACGATTTGAAAGAAAGGGCTTCCAACTGGTTGGAGCTAAATTAATGAGCATTCCAACTGAACTTGCAGAAGAGCATTATGGTGAGCACAAGGAACGTCCGTTCTTTGGTGAATTAGTAGACTTCATCACATCCGGCCCGGTTTTTGCCATGGTTTGGCAAGGGGAGAATGTGATCGCTACTGCGCGCCAAATGATGGGCGCTACAAATCCAAAGGATGCTTCACCTGGAACGATTCGTGGTGATTTTGGTTTAACTGTTGGTAAAAATGTCATTCACGGCTCCGATTCACCAGCAAGTGCAGAACGGGAAATCGGCCTGTTTTTTAAAGATACTGGCGTTGTAGAGTATTCGAAATTAGTAAATGAATGGATTTATTAA
- a CDS encoding NAD(P)H-dependent glycerol-3-phosphate dehydrogenase, translated as MQDKKTTIAVVGAGSWGTALAIVLADNNHEVRLWSHNENQVKEINEFHTNKKYLPEINLPELITGFASLRDALAGVETVILAVPTKAIREVLGKIREVQAGPLTIAHVSKGIEPDTLLRITEMIKEEMPKGLLKDVVVLSGPSHAEEVSLRHPTTVTVTSENMEAAEKIQDLFINHNFRVYTNSDVIGVEIGGALKNIIALAAGITDGLGYGDNAKAALMTRGLAEIARLGTKMGANPLTFSGLTGIGDLIVTCTSVHSRNWRAGNLLGKGKTLDEVLDNMGMVVEGVRTTKAAYQLAKKYDVKMPITFALYDVLFNGKNAKDAVDVLMARGKTHEMEDLVNVLDEKNSED; from the coding sequence ATGCAGGATAAAAAAACAACCATTGCCGTTGTTGGCGCCGGGAGCTGGGGAACCGCACTGGCGATTGTGCTTGCAGATAATAATCATGAGGTTCGTCTTTGGAGCCATAATGAAAACCAAGTAAAGGAAATCAATGAATTTCACACGAATAAAAAATATTTACCTGAAATTAATCTGCCAGAATTAATTACTGGCTTTGCTTCATTACGTGATGCTTTAGCTGGAGTAGAGACGGTTATATTGGCTGTCCCAACGAAGGCAATTCGTGAAGTGCTTGGGAAAATACGTGAGGTACAAGCAGGTCCATTGACGATTGCTCATGTTAGTAAAGGAATTGAGCCTGATACCCTTTTACGAATAACCGAAATGATTAAAGAAGAAATGCCAAAAGGGCTCTTAAAGGACGTAGTGGTTCTTTCGGGCCCAAGTCATGCTGAAGAAGTAAGCTTAAGACATCCAACAACGGTTACGGTTACTTCGGAAAATATGGAAGCGGCTGAAAAAATTCAAGATTTATTCATCAACCACAATTTTCGTGTTTATACGAATTCTGATGTCATTGGAGTTGAAATTGGCGGTGCATTAAAGAATATTATCGCATTGGCTGCAGGGATCACAGATGGGCTGGGATATGGTGATAATGCTAAGGCTGCTTTAATGACCCGCGGATTGGCGGAAATAGCACGCCTGGGTACCAAAATGGGTGCTAATCCGTTAACATTTTCCGGATTAACAGGAATAGGCGATTTAATTGTTACCTGTACCAGCGTCCATTCAAGGAACTGGAGAGCCGGTAATTTGCTTGGTAAGGGGAAAACTCTAGATGAGGTGCTGGATAATATGGGAATGGTTGTGGAAGGCGTCAGGACGACCAAAGCAGCCTATCAGCTAGCTAAAAAGTACGATGTCAAGATGCCAATTACCTTTGCCCTTTATGACGTCTTATTTAATGGGAAAAATGCCAAGGATGCGGTTGATGTGTTAATGGCGCGCGGGAAAACCCATGAAATGGAAGATTTAGTGAATGTACTGGATGAAAAAAACAGTGAAGACTAA